A window of the Thalassoglobus sp. JC818 genome harbors these coding sequences:
- a CDS encoding XdhC family protein — protein MRDVIEALLSAHRSQRPVVFTALIETRGSTPQKAGATMLIYEDGQQVGTLGGGCVEAEVKRRALECLATSQRQLETFQLDHDYGWDDGLICGGRMITLIDPVSSHSYVSYYEALLKQIESGEGLTQVVRIEENGANIPPGSRYLFNHNNNLIAQTDDHDFPDFNSGLIPELHSLPRPKMSQGWAYLPTLPKFELFIFGAGHVGKKVCEFASQTGFEVTVVDDREVHCNRENLPYAKQCLVGDFDEVIDSMNLGPRSFCIIVTRGHNHDEEALFHLIQKRPCYLGMIGSKRKIRLIFDDLIAQGIEPGELERVHAPIGLKIGSQTVPEIAISIVAELISFRSEMALKVESGK, from the coding sequence ATGCGCGATGTCATCGAAGCACTTCTTTCCGCGCACCGCTCACAGCGTCCCGTTGTCTTCACCGCGTTGATCGAAACTCGCGGGTCGACTCCGCAGAAGGCTGGTGCGACGATGCTGATCTATGAAGATGGCCAGCAAGTCGGAACTCTTGGCGGCGGTTGTGTGGAAGCGGAGGTCAAGAGGCGGGCATTGGAGTGTCTCGCGACATCTCAGCGACAGCTCGAAACATTCCAGTTGGATCACGACTACGGCTGGGATGATGGCCTCATCTGCGGCGGGAGAATGATTACGCTGATCGACCCTGTCAGCAGCCACTCTTATGTTTCGTACTACGAAGCTCTCCTCAAGCAAATTGAGAGCGGCGAAGGGCTGACGCAAGTCGTTCGAATTGAAGAAAACGGTGCGAACATTCCCCCGGGATCACGCTATTTGTTCAACCACAACAACAACCTGATCGCTCAAACCGACGATCACGACTTCCCCGATTTCAACAGCGGATTGATTCCCGAGCTTCATTCGCTCCCGCGACCAAAGATGTCTCAGGGGTGGGCGTATCTGCCGACACTTCCAAAGTTTGAGTTGTTTATCTTCGGAGCAGGCCACGTCGGGAAAAAGGTCTGTGAATTCGCCAGCCAGACGGGATTTGAAGTCACCGTCGTCGATGACCGCGAAGTTCACTGCAATCGCGAGAATCTCCCGTACGCCAAACAGTGCCTGGTTGGCGACTTCGATGAAGTCATTGACTCCATGAATTTGGGCCCGCGGTCGTTCTGCATCATTGTGACTCGCGGACACAATCATGACGAAGAAGCTCTATTCCATCTCATTCAAAAGCGCCCCTGCTATCTGGGCATGATCGGCTCAAAGAGGAAAATTCGCCTGATCTTCGATGATCTCATCGCGCAGGGAATCGAACCTGGCGAGTTGGAACGCGTACACGCTCCCATCGGACTGAAGATCGGTTCGCAAACCGTTCCGGAAATTGCAATCAGCATTGTCGCTGAACTGATTTCCTTCCGCAGCGAGATGGCATTAAAGGTCGAATCTGGCAAGTAG
- a CDS encoding zf-TFIIB domain-containing protein: MASITADGVSPASEVSECLCPSCQIPLQCGFLDEEIVEYCRQCNGILFDQDHFASTVWSRRCHYSSPDAPAQPVDPEELTRQRPCPVCDRFMECHVYYGPGNVAIDSCSECLIVWLDEGELTSIEQAPGERASQNA; this comes from the coding sequence GTGGCTTCGATTACAGCGGATGGAGTTTCGCCAGCGAGCGAGGTCAGCGAGTGTCTTTGCCCGAGCTGTCAAATTCCGCTGCAGTGTGGTTTCCTCGACGAAGAGATTGTCGAATACTGTCGGCAATGCAATGGGATCTTGTTCGATCAGGACCACTTTGCCTCAACCGTGTGGAGCCGTCGCTGTCACTACTCTTCGCCTGATGCACCAGCCCAGCCGGTCGACCCGGAGGAACTGACGCGTCAACGTCCCTGTCCGGTCTGCGATCGCTTCATGGAGTGTCATGTCTACTATGGACCGGGAAACGTGGCCATCGACAGCTGTAGCGAATGCCTGATCGTCTGGCTCGATGAAGGTGAACTAACTTCGATCGAGCAAGCGCCTGGAGAACGAGCTTCCCAAAACGCCTGA
- a CDS encoding CCA tRNA nucleotidyltransferase — protein sequence MPPRDFSIDVIRRLKSEGFTAYWAGGCVRDLLRNIEPNDFDVATDAPPEAVRNLFGPKRTLAVGESFGVMIVRGPKSAGQIEVATFRREGEYLDGRRPESVEFCTAEEDAHRRDFTINGMFYDPIEKQVLDYVGGQADLKQKVVRAIGDPHDRMSEDKLRMLRGVRFAATLGFLLDPVTADAITQMASQIIVVSPERIAQELRKMLIDRHRATAMKLCESLNLLQVILPEVVHFSIESQLENWTELLDILSQLDEPLFETAFSVVLRDVADDTVPNSHHRAVEEVTEICKRLKLSNRETTRTCWLIEHRHTLASVTQMDLAKLKRLAQSPFFADWLKIAQAEVSVTRKHLDEWNQLEGFLDQTSAEEINPPELIDGQDLIQVGLSPGPKFRELLTAVRDAQLNNQISTTEEAIDLVKRLRSTDS from the coding sequence CGGGAGGATGCGTTCGTGATCTGCTCCGAAATATCGAACCGAACGACTTTGACGTTGCGACAGATGCCCCACCGGAAGCGGTAAGAAACCTCTTTGGTCCGAAGAGAACTCTCGCTGTCGGAGAGTCTTTCGGAGTCATGATCGTTCGGGGTCCAAAATCGGCCGGTCAAATTGAAGTCGCAACGTTTCGACGAGAAGGCGAATACCTTGATGGCCGCCGACCAGAATCAGTTGAGTTCTGCACAGCTGAGGAAGACGCCCATCGCCGCGACTTCACCATCAATGGCATGTTCTACGATCCGATTGAAAAGCAGGTGCTGGACTACGTCGGCGGACAGGCTGACTTGAAACAGAAAGTCGTCCGGGCAATCGGTGATCCGCACGATCGGATGTCCGAAGACAAGCTCCGCATGCTGAGAGGTGTTCGATTCGCGGCCACTTTAGGATTTCTGCTCGATCCGGTGACTGCGGACGCCATCACACAAATGGCTTCACAAATCATCGTGGTCAGCCCGGAACGAATCGCTCAGGAGCTTCGAAAGATGCTCATCGATCGGCATCGGGCTACAGCGATGAAATTGTGCGAGTCTTTGAATCTCCTGCAAGTCATTCTTCCCGAGGTGGTCCACTTCTCCATCGAAAGCCAGCTTGAGAATTGGACCGAACTCCTCGACATTCTCAGCCAATTGGACGAACCACTTTTCGAAACCGCTTTCTCAGTCGTGTTGCGTGACGTCGCCGATGACACCGTTCCGAACTCACATCATCGTGCTGTCGAAGAGGTCACTGAGATCTGCAAACGTCTTAAGCTCTCGAATCGCGAGACCACTCGAACATGTTGGCTCATCGAACATCGCCACACACTCGCGAGCGTCACTCAGATGGATCTCGCGAAACTCAAACGGCTTGCGCAATCCCCGTTCTTTGCGGACTGGCTCAAAATTGCTCAGGCGGAGGTCAGCGTCACCCGTAAGCACCTAGACGAATGGAATCAGCTGGAGGGATTTCTCGATCAGACGTCGGCGGAAGAAATTAATCCTCCGGAACTCATCGATGGGCAAGACCTGATTCAAGTGGGACTTTCACCCGGTCCGAAATTTCGAGAACTTCTGACCGCAGTGCGAGATGCGCAACTCAACAATCAGATTTCCACGACCGAAGAAGCGATCGATCTTGTGAAGAGACTGCGTTCGACGGACTCATAG